TTGTGGGCGAACTGCTTGGTCGTGTCATGCATCTGTTTAACTTGATTTCGATATTTTCGTCGATGTTGGCCGTTTGCAGAgtggaaaaataaatgatacttTTTTGATATGTTGATGCTTATCTTATCTATAGTCTTTCTCttgcttactttctctctctctctctctctctctctctctctctctcttctctcaccttcttCGTTCTATTCtactctgttccctctctctttcttcctctcttttttccttctatctcattcttcctctctctcttctctccattttctatttcttctgctCTATTCTCccatcctcctactctctctttctctctctctcgcacaccctgctctccttttctcttctatctttctcacggtctttgtatttctttcactcactcatcccactttctctctctctctctctctctctctctctctctctctctctccattggtTTACGGATGTATGATAAAAGCTTTCGTGTTCAGTATGAATCCAATTTGTATACGCATTTGTCGAACGTACACATGTTTCATGCACCATTTGAGACAGTAAGGGgctacatacaaacacgcacacacatatatatgcacacacacacacacacacacacccaacacacacacacacacacacacacacacacacacacacacacacacatataaatatatatatatatatatatatatatatatatatatatatatatatatatataatatataaacacatatacacacatatatatacacgcacatatatgaacacaaacaaacacggtagcgtgtacacaaaaatgaaaggAGACACACCCACAATTTAACAAACATAACGTTTCAAACTGATCAAGGATTCCTTTTCAGGCGAAGGATTTAACCGTTTCACTGTCGGTCTCTCACTTTCATaaagtctctctccctttctctctctcggtttctccctcacttccttatTCTGTCgctctctgtcctctttttccAGTGcctagcctcctctctctcaccgcctcttccctctccccctcagacCTCGTGGGCGGCCTCCACATCACGAAGGTCCAGGTCCCGACGCCCCTGACAGTGGGCGAGGGCGGCTGGCTGGAGTGTGACTGGGCCGACGGCGAGAACATATATGCCCTCAAATGGTACTTGGGCCTCGACGAATTCTACCGGTGGACGCCCGCCGAGAACCCGCCCGTGAAGACGTTCAAAGTTCGAGGAGAACCGCTGAAGGTAGACATCGAAGCCTCTCATAAAGGTCGAGTGAGAGTGGACAAGGTGACGCTCGACGCTGCCGGCGTGTTCCGGTGCGAAGTGTCCGCCGAAGGCCCCGATTTCCACACAGAGTCGCACGTGGCTTCCATGACTGTTGTAGGTGAGTGAAATTGGGATCTCTACATCACATTCTAGGGTAAAACATGTAGAAggaatgcaatatattatataacagtatataaagAATTTCTATATTAAGCCACTGATGCCAGAATGGCATGCTGTTCATGATATGTCCCCCGTGATTTTGGTTTAACAACTTTACTTACACATAGATTGGCTCAGACCGCAAGCGCTTAGTTACCAATGAGTCCATTACTTGTCCTACTTGATCTCGCCTGttaacctttttccttgatttcgtgtagattttagtattttgtttcttattgctattgatattgataataacattataacaatcCCAATGTCaacgacaaaaataacaacaagggTATCAGTTGTATTTCCGGAAAAGTTACGGAAAGCGATTGTCAAGTAAGGTCAGATAAGCCTCCTGCTTGACTCCTTGGTAACTAAGCGTTTCTGGAGCCATGtttatgtaaacaaaattcacaaaagaaagCTGAGTGGACATTCAATTACCCGGCGTGGATTAAGTTTAGTATAAAGCGTGTATGAAATCCTCATACATTACTTGCTAGTGTCAAAAGTAGAAAAGAGGTATTACAGTATGGTGTAAAAAGTACATGAAGAATTTCTGCATCGCATATTATAGAAAAAAGTGGCAATTCACTCTGGAGTACTTCGATTTGCCAAGTctctaagaaaataataaatagggtAGTGTAACACAATAAAGCTATTGTATGTGAATTTTAtaaataccttatatatataattacaaatattaagTGATTACAATGAAGGAGACACGGCGAATCGAGGTTAATTGCCAGTTTGTTCTTTTCTGAAATGTAATTGCACTCTGATGAATTATAATGCGAAACGTGTAAAATCTTCTTACATTACGTAAAAAGTTTAGATAGAATCCATTATACTATACTGTAATCAGTGCTCGATAAACTTTCACTACATTAGTAGTGCAAATCCTCTTACATTCCGTACTAACCGAgaaatgtataaacaatatattacacAGCGTATATAGTACATGAAGTGGATTAATTTCACATCACTAGAACTGAAGACGCcaacaaagaaacacagaaacatttttttcaacTTGCAAAGTGATGAGTCCCTAAAGAACATTTATATCAAAGACCACATActaaaggaaaaggtaaacaagCCAATTTGTTTACGAAGGGGGAAAGACCTACACAGGGGTGCAGCTGTAACGTTGTACCGTGCTAGGCTGGCAGTCTTGTCTGACGCGAGTTGTAGCTTGACTGAAGTCACCAGGGCCTTATTCATAAAGCctaagttattattgttgtaatgattataatgataatgataatgaattagtgatgatgacgatgccgataataataatggtaataatgataataataatagtactaatgctaatactaatactaatattaatactaatactaatactaataattaatgataataacgataataatggtaattattttaGTACtaattaatatcaatgataatgatagtaacgataataataataataataataataataatagtaatgataataataataataataataataataataataataatgataataattatgataaaataataataatgataataatataatgataataatatatataataataataaataataaatataataatataatataatataataaaatataaataaaagggattataaaataataattaatcaatgactatataataatgatatgatatgaatgagtgataataataatatcaataaacaatactaagaatgataatgataatactaataacaatgataaagataaaagtattaataacgataagaataataatattaataataatggtactactactaccactactacttgtagtagtagaagtagtgatcataacagcagtaacagtaataataataataataataataataataataataataatgtaataataatatactgataataataatgatggtaacaacaataataataataatgataataataataataataataataataataataataataataataataataataatatattataataaaaaaaaaataatgatattattattgatgataatgataataatgataataacgatgatgatgataatgatgatgatgatgatgataatgataataataacaatactagtactaatattactactaccactactactactactactactactaatgatgatgataatgataatgataatgataataatgataatgaaaataataatgataataatgatgatgatgataatagtaataacaataacaacaatgataataataatagtaataataaaaatggtaataaatgataagtaccATAGTATTGCTaataaatactctctctctctctctctctctctctctctctctctctctctgcctgtctctcttttcctctctttacatGTATCTCGCTATTTAACGTTCAGTGTTTTAGAAATGAACACAAGAGAAAAACTGAATTCTCTTCCAAGACCTTCCAGACGGAAAGCCGCTGATCACGGGCCTGCAGGAGAAGTACCAGCCACACGACGAAGTCAGTCTCAATTGCACGTCTATCAATTCACAGCCAATGGCCGAACTCGCCTTCTTTGTCAACGGGAAACCGGTACGTTGTTTGTTATTGCGTGTGGAGAGAGTATGATTGAACGTACAGATAACACAGATAGATGGTTCCATTTCCCCCTCAGCACGTCCATCTTACTTCCGTTTCCCTCTCGGCCATTCTCGAAGAGGTggcgattattatttttatattcttgttttcatAGCTTTTGTTTTTGCTGTCGAGAACTGCCGATCTAATTTATCTCACACTCAACAATGAACTCCTTAGGTCTTGAATAAagcacataatattttttttctgatttatattGTGATTGTTTATAATCACCGATATTCATAcacagaaaatatgaaaaaaactgtGCGTTCCAAATCGATGACGCGTCTCCCCCTCCCATTGCACAGGCGGAGAAGTCGTGGCTA
The Penaeus monodon isolate SGIC_2016 chromosome 9, NSTDA_Pmon_1, whole genome shotgun sequence DNA segment above includes these coding regions:
- the LOC119577038 gene encoding uncharacterized protein LOC119577038; its protein translation is MDIKYSTHITASLILFIAITYNLVGGLHITKVQVPTPLTVGEGGWLECDWADGENIYALKWYLGLDEFYRWTPAENPPVKTFKVRGEPLKVDIEASHKGRVRVDKVTLDAAGVFRCEVSAEGPDFHTESHVASMTVVDLPDGKPLITGLQEKYQPHDEVSLNCTSINSQPMAELAFFVNGKPAEKSWLIHQKTPEEPVTGLQTAWLGLRFSLWPGYFRRGVVRVTCTASILEVYNDSSEAIVKGDLPHHASIMEGRASDSAGCAETSRNLLILLASHLVLLH